A single genomic interval of Corvus hawaiiensis isolate bCorHaw1 chromosome 5, bCorHaw1.pri.cur, whole genome shotgun sequence harbors:
- the ANXA5 gene encoding annexin A5 isoform X2 — protein MAKYTRGTVTAFAPFDARADAEALRKAMKGLGTDEETVLNILTTRNNAQRQEIASAFKTLFGRDLVDDLKSELTGKFETLMVSLMRPAYIFDAHALKHAIKGAGTNEKVLTEILASRTPAEVQNIKQVYLQEYEANLEDKITGETSGHFQRLLVVLLQANRDPDVGVDEALVEQDAQVLFRAGELKWGTDEEKFITILGTRSVSHLRRVFDKYMTISGFQIEETIDRETSGDLEKLLLAVVKCIRSVPAYFAETLYYSMKGAGTDDDTLIRVMVSRSEIDLLDIRREFRKNFAKSLYQMIQKDTSGDYRKALLLLCGGDDD, from the exons tACACGAGAGGCACTGTGACAGCCTTCGCTCCTTTTGATGCCAGAGCTGATGCAGAAGCCCTTCGTAAGGCCATGAAGGGACTGG GGACTGATGAAGAAACTGTGCTGAATATCCTCACCACCAGAAACAATGCTCAGCGTCAAGAAATTGCTTCTGCCTTTAAAACCTTATTTGGCAGg GATCTTGTGGATGACCTGAAATCAGAACTTACTGGCAAATTTGAAACCTTGATGGTGTCTCTGATGAGACCAGCGTATATTTTTGATGCTCATGCACTGAAGCATGCTATCAAG ggagcaggaacCAATGAGAAAGTGTTGACTGAAATTCTTGCCTCCAGAACACCTGCGGAAGTGCAGAATATTAAACAGGTTTATCTGCAAG AGTATGAAGCTAACCTGGAGGATAAGATCACAGGAGAGACATCAGGCCacttccagaggctgctggtgGTGCTCCTGCAG gCAAACAGAGATCCTGATGTTGGAGTTGATGAGGCTCTTGTTGAGCAGGATGCTCAG GTTTTGTTCAGAGCTGGGGAGCTGAAATGGGGAACAGATGAAGAAAAGTTCATCACCATCTTGGGAACCCGCAGTGTTTCCCACTTGAGAAGGG TGTTTGACAAGTACATGACCATTTCTGGCTTCCAGATTGAAGAGACCATTGACCGGGAAACCTCTGGTGATTTGGAGAAGCTGCTTCTGGCAGTGG tgaaatgcaTCCGTAGTGTGCCTGCCTATTTTGCTGAGACCCTGTATTATTCCATGAAG GGGGCTGGTACTGATGATGACACCCTGATCAGAGTCATGGTTTCAAGAAGTGAAATTGATCTGTTGGATATTAGACGAGAATTCAGAAAGAATTTTGCTAAATCGTTGTATCAAATGATTCAG AAAGACACGTCTGGGGACTACAGGAAAgcgctgctgctcctctgtggCGGAGACGATGACTGA
- the ANXA5 gene encoding annexin A5 isoform X1: protein MAKHMTFWALFCLLEIAYLLSLLYTRGTVTAFAPFDARADAEALRKAMKGLGTDEETVLNILTTRNNAQRQEIASAFKTLFGRDLVDDLKSELTGKFETLMVSLMRPAYIFDAHALKHAIKGAGTNEKVLTEILASRTPAEVQNIKQVYLQEYEANLEDKITGETSGHFQRLLVVLLQANRDPDVGVDEALVEQDAQVLFRAGELKWGTDEEKFITILGTRSVSHLRRVFDKYMTISGFQIEETIDRETSGDLEKLLLAVVKCIRSVPAYFAETLYYSMKGAGTDDDTLIRVMVSRSEIDLLDIRREFRKNFAKSLYQMIQKDTSGDYRKALLLLCGGDDD, encoded by the exons tACACGAGAGGCACTGTGACAGCCTTCGCTCCTTTTGATGCCAGAGCTGATGCAGAAGCCCTTCGTAAGGCCATGAAGGGACTGG GGACTGATGAAGAAACTGTGCTGAATATCCTCACCACCAGAAACAATGCTCAGCGTCAAGAAATTGCTTCTGCCTTTAAAACCTTATTTGGCAGg GATCTTGTGGATGACCTGAAATCAGAACTTACTGGCAAATTTGAAACCTTGATGGTGTCTCTGATGAGACCAGCGTATATTTTTGATGCTCATGCACTGAAGCATGCTATCAAG ggagcaggaacCAATGAGAAAGTGTTGACTGAAATTCTTGCCTCCAGAACACCTGCGGAAGTGCAGAATATTAAACAGGTTTATCTGCAAG AGTATGAAGCTAACCTGGAGGATAAGATCACAGGAGAGACATCAGGCCacttccagaggctgctggtgGTGCTCCTGCAG gCAAACAGAGATCCTGATGTTGGAGTTGATGAGGCTCTTGTTGAGCAGGATGCTCAG GTTTTGTTCAGAGCTGGGGAGCTGAAATGGGGAACAGATGAAGAAAAGTTCATCACCATCTTGGGAACCCGCAGTGTTTCCCACTTGAGAAGGG TGTTTGACAAGTACATGACCATTTCTGGCTTCCAGATTGAAGAGACCATTGACCGGGAAACCTCTGGTGATTTGGAGAAGCTGCTTCTGGCAGTGG tgaaatgcaTCCGTAGTGTGCCTGCCTATTTTGCTGAGACCCTGTATTATTCCATGAAG GGGGCTGGTACTGATGATGACACCCTGATCAGAGTCATGGTTTCAAGAAGTGAAATTGATCTGTTGGATATTAGACGAGAATTCAGAAAGAATTTTGCTAAATCGTTGTATCAAATGATTCAG AAAGACACGTCTGGGGACTACAGGAAAgcgctgctgctcctctgtggCGGAGACGATGACTGA